The Streptomyces sp. NBC_00483 genome contains the following window.
AGATCCGCCGCGTCGTCACCGTCTTCCGCGAGCTGCGCGACGGTGTGACGGCCGACGGGCGGACGAAGGTGAAGTCCCCCAGCGGCACGCTGTCGACCGCCGAGGCCATCTCCGTCGTCACCAACGGCCTTGCGCTGTCCGCCCACTTCGGGGACGGCGTGCTGCGTCCCTCCGACGTGGCCGCCGGAATCCTCGGGGCCGTCGTGCGTGATCCGGCGGCGGACCGGGTCGTCTGGCAGGAGTACCTGGAGGCCGTGGTGCGCGAGCGCGACGGCTGGAAGGACTTCTACCGGGCCTGCCGAGAGGTGAGCGCATGACGACACCGACCACGGGCCCCGCGCTGCTCGGCGTGCGGCACCACGGGCCCGGCTCCGCGCGCGCCGTGCGCTCCGCGCTCGATGCCGCGGAACCGCGGATCGTTCTGATCGAAGGGCCGCCAGAGGCCGATGGTCTGGTGCCGCTCGCCGCCGAGGCCGGCATGCGGCCGCCGGTCGCACTGCTCGCGCACGTCGTGGACGAGCCGGGGCGGTCCGCGTTCTGGCCGTTCGCCGAGTTCTCGCCCGAATGGGTCGCGATCCGCTGGGCGTTGGAGCGCGACGTGCCGGTGCGCTTCATCGACCTCCCGGCCGCGCACAGCCTGGCGATGCGGTCGGAGGACGACAAGGGGGAGGAGGCGGCGGAGGACGAGGGGGACTCCGTGCGCGTGGACCCCCTGCGGGTCCTCGCCGAGACCGCCGGGTACGACGACGCGGAGCGCTGGTGGGAGGACGTCGTCGAGCACCGGGACGGCGACGCCTTCGCCGCGCTCGGCGAGGCGATGGGCGCGCTGCGGGAGACGTGCGGGGACGGCGGACACGAGCGCGATCTGGTGCGCGAGGCGTACATGCGACTCCAAGTGCGCGCGGCCCAGCGTGAGTTCGCGGACGACGTGGCCGTCGTGTGCGGGGCGTGGCACGTGCCCGCGCTGCGGCAGCGGACGACCGTCGCGGCCGACCGCGCCCTGCTCAAGGGGCTGCCGAAGGCGAAGGTCGACATGACGTGGGTGCCGTGGACGCACCGGCGCCTGGCCCGCGTCAGCGGATACGGGGCGGGGATCGACTCGCCCGGCTGGTACGGGCACCTGTTCAGCGCGCCCGACCGGCCCGTGGAGCGCTGGCTGACGAAGGTCGCCGGGCTGCTGCGCGATGAGGACCGCATCGTGTCCTCCGCCCATGTCATCGAGGCCGTACGACTCGCGGAGACCCTCGCCGTGATGCGCGGGCGGCCGCTCGCGGGGCTCACGGAGACCACCGACGCGGTGCGGGCCGTGCTGTGTGAGGGCTCGGACGTACCGCTGGCGCTCATCCACGACAAGCTGGTGGTCGGCGACGTGCTGGGGGAGGTGCCCGAGGCGGCGCCCGCGGTGCCGTTGCAGCGCGATCTCACGCGGCAGCAGCGTTCCCTGCGGCTCAAACCGGCCGCCGCGGAGAAGGAGTTGGACCTCGATCTACGGGGTGACACCGACGCCGCGCGCAGC
Protein-coding sequences here:
- a CDS encoding DUF5682 family protein, whose product is MTTPTTGPALLGVRHHGPGSARAVRSALDAAEPRIVLIEGPPEADGLVPLAAEAGMRPPVALLAHVVDEPGRSAFWPFAEFSPEWVAIRWALERDVPVRFIDLPAAHSLAMRSEDDKGEEAAEDEGDSVRVDPLRVLAETAGYDDAERWWEDVVEHRDGDAFAALGEAMGALRETCGDGGHERDLVREAYMRLQVRAAQREFADDVAVVCGAWHVPALRQRTTVAADRALLKGLPKAKVDMTWVPWTHRRLARVSGYGAGIDSPGWYGHLFSAPDRPVERWLTKVAGLLRDEDRIVSSAHVIEAVRLAETLAVMRGRPLAGLTETTDAVRAVLCEGSDVPLALIHDKLVVGDVLGEVPEAAPAVPLQRDLTRQQRSLRLKPAAAEKELDLDLRGDTDAARSRLLHRLRLLGVAWGEPARSARGSTGTFRESWRLRWEPELSVRVAEAGVWGTTVLAAATVKAETDAIAARALSDVTALAEVCLLAGLADALPTVMRILADRAALDADVGHLAGALPALVRALRYGDVRGTDTEALADVAAGLAERVFVGLPPACAGLDTEAAEEMRGHVDAVHSAVALLEDSGVRERWRTVLRVLAERDGVAGVIQGRCARVLLDEGVLDEEDAARLMSLALSPGTAPADAAAWIEGFVGGGSGGGLLLVHDERLLALVDAWLTRVSDDAFTDVLPLLRRTFSAYEPGVRRTLGELVRRGPSEGGQSPVTGGPRGFGEELDAERADAVLPVLRLLLGAGAGAGAGTGGGGSGGNDEGDNGPEGAVA